Proteins from a genomic interval of Scomber japonicus isolate fScoJap1 chromosome 10, fScoJap1.pri, whole genome shotgun sequence:
- the LOC128365781 gene encoding protein NDRG1-like isoform X2, producing MTGTPRANRPVILTYHDIGLNHKSCFEPLFNHEDMREIVKHLPVCHVEAPGQHEGAKTLPSAYTYPNMDQLSEALPAVLKHFGLRSVIGMGVGAGAYVLAKFALNHPDMVDGLVLINVNPSADGLMDSVANKVSILTEWTHTLPDTVITHLFGKEEIETNHDLIATYRHHITTTMNQTNVSQFIRSYHSRNALEVERPIPGGNINARTLKCATLLVVGDHSPVVEAVVDCNSKLDPTKTTLLKMADCGGLPQVDQPAKVIEALKYFIQGMGYLSSASMTRLRSRTTSSSSITSFDGSRSRSHTNELQRGRTLSHGTEDKRGRSHTDVSMEGISNNHIDQSIAKSTEVAC from the exons ATGACAGGGACGCCACGGGCAAACCGACCTGTCATCCTGACTTATCATGATATTGGACTGAACC ACAAGTCATGTTTTGAGCCTCTGTTCAACCATGAGGACATGCGGGAAATCGTCAAACATTTGCCTGTTTGCCATGTTGAAGCACCGGGACAACACGAGGGAGCTAAAACTCTCCCTTCTGC GTATACCTACCCTAACATGGACCAGCTGTCTGAAGCACTGCCCGCTGTCCTCAAACACTTTGG gctgcGTAGTGTGATTGGGATGGGAGTTGGAGCTGGAGCCTACGTTCTGGCTAAATTTGCT ctgAATCACCCTGATATGGTGGATGGACTGGTTCTCATCAACGTCAACCCCAGCGCTGATGGACTAATGGATAGTGTTGCAAACAAGGTCAGTATT cTCACTGAATGGACCCACACTCTCCCCGACACAGTTATCACACACTTATTTGGAAAG GAGGAGATCGAGACCAACCATGACCTCATAGCAACATACCGTCACCACATAACAACAACGATGAACCAGACTAATGTGAGTCAGTTCATCCGCTCCTACCACAGCCGCAACGCTCTGGAGGTGGAGAGGCCTATTCCTGGAGGAAACATCAATGCCAGGACACTCAA GTGTGCCACCCTGCTGGTTGTAGGAGATCATTCTCCAGTTGTGGAGGCTGTGGTTGACTGCAACTCCAAACTCGACCCCACAAAGACAACACTGCTCAAG ATGGCGGACTGTGGAGGACTTCCTCAAGTGGATCAG CCAGCCAAAGTGATTGAAGCCTTGAAATATTTCATCCAGGGCATGGGATACT TGTCCAGTGCCAGCATGACCAGACTTCGCTCCCGGACAACCTCCAGCTCCAGCATCACATCCTTCGATGGCTCTCGGAGCCGCTCACACACCAACGAGCTGCAGCGTGGCCGGACACTCTCACACGGCACAGAGGACAAGCGTGGGCGCTCACACACTGATGTCTCTATGGAGGGCATCTCCAACAATCACATCGATCAGAGCATCGCAAAGTCCACTGAAGTGGCGTGCTAG
- the LOC128365781 gene encoding protein NDRG1-like isoform X1, producing the protein MVLEDNEGDSVFEPQITEEHIDTTYGKVHCIMTGTPRANRPVILTYHDIGLNHKSCFEPLFNHEDMREIVKHLPVCHVEAPGQHEGAKTLPSAYTYPNMDQLSEALPAVLKHFGLRSVIGMGVGAGAYVLAKFALNHPDMVDGLVLINVNPSADGLMDSVANKLTEWTHTLPDTVITHLFGKEEIETNHDLIATYRHHITTTMNQTNVSQFIRSYHSRNALEVERPIPGGNINARTLKCATLLVVGDHSPVVEAVVDCNSKLDPTKTTLLKMADCGGLPQVDQPAKVIEALKYFIQGMGYLSSASMTRLRSRTTSSSSITSFDGSRSRSHTNELQRGRTLSHGTEDKRGRSHTDVSMEGISNNHIDQSIAKSTEVAC; encoded by the exons ATGGTCCTGGAGGATAACGAGGGTGACTCTGTCTTTGAGCCCCAGATCACT gaGGAGCACATTGACACTACATATGGGAAGGTCCACTGCATCATGACAGGGACGCCACGGGCAAACCGACCTGTCATCCTGACTTATCATGATATTGGACTGAACC ACAAGTCATGTTTTGAGCCTCTGTTCAACCATGAGGACATGCGGGAAATCGTCAAACATTTGCCTGTTTGCCATGTTGAAGCACCGGGACAACACGAGGGAGCTAAAACTCTCCCTTCTGC GTATACCTACCCTAACATGGACCAGCTGTCTGAAGCACTGCCCGCTGTCCTCAAACACTTTGG gctgcGTAGTGTGATTGGGATGGGAGTTGGAGCTGGAGCCTACGTTCTGGCTAAATTTGCT ctgAATCACCCTGATATGGTGGATGGACTGGTTCTCATCAACGTCAACCCCAGCGCTGATGGACTAATGGATAGTGTTGCAAACAAG cTCACTGAATGGACCCACACTCTCCCCGACACAGTTATCACACACTTATTTGGAAAG GAGGAGATCGAGACCAACCATGACCTCATAGCAACATACCGTCACCACATAACAACAACGATGAACCAGACTAATGTGAGTCAGTTCATCCGCTCCTACCACAGCCGCAACGCTCTGGAGGTGGAGAGGCCTATTCCTGGAGGAAACATCAATGCCAGGACACTCAA GTGTGCCACCCTGCTGGTTGTAGGAGATCATTCTCCAGTTGTGGAGGCTGTGGTTGACTGCAACTCCAAACTCGACCCCACAAAGACAACACTGCTCAAG ATGGCGGACTGTGGAGGACTTCCTCAAGTGGATCAG CCAGCCAAAGTGATTGAAGCCTTGAAATATTTCATCCAGGGCATGGGATACT TGTCCAGTGCCAGCATGACCAGACTTCGCTCCCGGACAACCTCCAGCTCCAGCATCACATCCTTCGATGGCTCTCGGAGCCGCTCACACACCAACGAGCTGCAGCGTGGCCGGACACTCTCACACGGCACAGAGGACAAGCGTGGGCGCTCACACACTGATGTCTCTATGGAGGGCATCTCCAACAATCACATCGATCAGAGCATCGCAAAGTCCACTGAAGTGGCGTGCTAG